One window of Parus major isolate Abel chromosome 12, Parus_major1.1, whole genome shotgun sequence genomic DNA carries:
- the GPR27 gene encoding probable G-protein coupled receptor 27 yields MANSSELGSSSSPHLPSAGGLLSASGLKLATLGLILCVSLAGNVLFAWLILKDRHLHRAPYYLLLDLCLADGLRSLACFPFVMLSVRSGAAWPHGPLSCKVLAFLAVLFCFHAAFLLFCVGVTRYMAIAHHRFYAKRMTGWTCLAVVCMVWTLSMAMAFPPVFDVGTYKFIREEEQCIFEHRYVKANDTLGFMLMLAAVIAATHLVYIKLLFFIHGHRKMKPAQLVPAISQNWTFHGPGATGQAAANWTAGFGRGPTPPTLVGIRQATHSQIKRLLVLEEFKMEKRLCKMFYMITLLFLLLWSPYIVACYLRVFIKASSIPQVYLTTSVWMTFAQAGVNPILCFIFNKELRVCLRAHFPCCQSIQSTQGTILCDLKSFGM; encoded by the coding sequence ATGGCGAACAGCAGcgagctggggagcagcagcagcccgcACCTGCCCAGCGCCGGCGGCCTGCTGAGCGCCTCCGGGCTGAAGCTCGCCACGCTGGGGCTGATCCTCTGCGTCAGCCTGGCCGGCAACGTGCTCTTCGCCTGGCTCATCCTCAAGGACCGGCACCTGCACCGCGCGCCCTACTACCTGCTGCTGGACCTCTGCCTGGCCGACGGGCTCCGCTCGCTCGCCTGCTTCCCCTTCGTCATGCTGTCGGTGCGCAGCGGGGCCGCCTGGCCCCACGGGCCCCTCAGCTGCAAGGTGCTGGCCTTCCTGGCCGTGCTCTTCTGCTTCCACGCCGCCTTCCTGCTCTTCTGCGTGGGGGTCACGCGCTACATGGCCATCGCCCACCACCGCTTCTACGCCAAGCGCATGACGGGCTGGAcctgcctggctgtggtgtGCATGGTGTGGACCCTCTCCATGGCCATGGCCTTTCCCCCCGTCTTTGACGTGGGTACCTACAAGTTCATCCGGGAGGAGGAACAGTGCATCTTCGAGCACCGCTACGTCAAGGCCAATGACACGCTGGGCTTCATGCTCATGTTGGCGGCCGTCATCGCCGCCACCCACCTGGTCTACATCAAGCTGCTCTTCTTCATCCACGGCCACCGCAAGATGAAGCCGGCCCAGCTGGTACCGGCCATCAGCCAGAACTGGACCTTCCACGGGCCAGGAGCCACTGGCCAAGCGGCTGCGAACTGGACGGCTGGCTTTGGCAGGGGGCCCACGCCGCCCACCCTCGTGGGCATAAGGCAGGCCACCCACAGCCAGATCAagaggctgctggtgctggaggagtTTAAGATGGAGAAAAGGCTCTGCAAGATGTTCTACATGATCAccttgctcttcctgctgctctggtcCCCCTACATTGTGGCCTGCTACCTGCGGGTCTTCATTAAGGCCAGCTCCATCCCCCAGGTGTACCTGACCACCTCCGTCTGGATGACGTTTGCCCAGGCAGGGGTCAACCCGATCCTCTGCTTCATCTTCAACAAGGAGCTCAGGGTCTGTCTCCGAGCCCACTTCCCATGCTGCCAAAGCATCCAGAGCACCCAGGGCACCATCCTTTGCGATCTCAAGAGCTTTGGGATGTAG